Proteins from one Salinispora arenicola genomic window:
- a CDS encoding SRPBCC family protein, with amino-acid sequence MTLDLRMTRHLPATPEEVFDAYTDAEQQKIWFNILHEKPDIVEIEVDLRVGGKQTVVWGASPDALFRETQTFIEIDRPHRLVTDATGSSPDGDTMTTRIEVTFEDDDGGTQVTVVQSGFPTPEIRDFFVSEGWAGAFDRIEAFLVRKRRSTSAGA; translated from the coding sequence ATGACTCTCGACTTGCGGATGACGCGGCACCTGCCGGCGACACCGGAGGAGGTCTTCGACGCATACACCGACGCGGAGCAGCAGAAGATCTGGTTCAACATCCTGCACGAGAAGCCCGACATCGTGGAGATCGAGGTGGACCTGCGGGTCGGCGGGAAACAGACAGTGGTGTGGGGGGCCAGCCCTGACGCACTGTTCCGGGAGACGCAGACATTCATCGAGATCGACCGACCACACCGGCTCGTCACTGATGCGACCGGCTCGAGTCCAGACGGCGACACCATGACCACCCGTATCGAGGTCACCTTCGAAGACGACGACGGCGGTACGCAGGTGACCGTCGTCCAAAGCGGCTTCCCCACCCCGGAGATCCGGGACTTCTTTGTCAGCGAGGGGTGGGCCGGCGCGTTCGACCGCATCGAGGCGTTCCTTGTCCGGAAGCGTAGGTCAACATCGGCTGGCGCTTGA
- a CDS encoding TetR/AcrR family transcriptional regulator has translation MGESDRGSQASARKRADARRNERSLLDAAGAAFLAAGVDVPVRDIAARAGVGVGTIYRHFPTRADLIVAVYRHQVEACAEAGPTLLATSDTPYAALARWIDLFVDFLVTKHGLAEALQSDDATFEALHAYFLDRLVPVCARLLDAAATAGEVRPDVAAYELMRGVGNLCIGAGRDPRYEARRLVGLLIAGLRRYP, from the coding sequence GTGGGCGAATCCGACCGAGGGTCACAGGCATCCGCGCGAAAGCGCGCCGACGCCCGCCGCAACGAGCGGAGCCTGCTCGATGCCGCCGGCGCGGCCTTCCTCGCCGCCGGCGTCGACGTGCCGGTGCGCGACATCGCCGCCCGGGCCGGGGTGGGTGTCGGCACGATCTACCGCCACTTTCCGACGCGCGCCGACCTCATCGTCGCCGTCTATCGGCACCAGGTCGAAGCCTGCGCCGAGGCCGGCCCGACCCTGTTGGCGACCAGCGACACCCCGTACGCCGCCCTGGCTCGGTGGATCGACCTCTTCGTCGACTTCCTGGTCACCAAGCACGGCCTCGCCGAAGCGCTGCAGTCCGACGACGCCACCTTCGAGGCGCTGCACGCCTACTTCCTCGACCGCCTCGTCCCCGTATGTGCTCGGTTGCTCGACGCCGCCGCGACGGCGGGTGAGGTCCGTCCCGACGTGGCGGCCTACGAGCTCATGCGCGGTGTGGGCAACCTCTGCATCGGCGCGGGCCGCGACCCCCGCTACGAGGCACGGCGCCTGGTCGGACTGCTCATCGCAGGGCTGCGCCGTTACCCCTGA
- a CDS encoding alpha/beta hydrolase family protein — translation MFNGNAAAGAPTPIVSVSPVTLPAADRGEDLQVRVSAPVAGRELPIIVFSHGFGKSMKAYAPLVDYWAAHGFVVAQPTHLDSRTLNITPDDPRHSEIWRFRVADLKRILDHLDVIEAAVPGLDGRLDPGRIAAVGHSWGGQTVGMLLGARVLGADGLPGEDMSDSRVTAGVLLSTTGTGGADLSPFAAEHFPFMSPSFADMTTPTLVVAGDKDQSPLSVRGPDWFTDPYHLSPGPKGLLTLFGAEHSLGGVAGDAVTETTDESPERVALIQRITWAYLRSTLYPGDDTWSAVRTAMSADIDQLGRISVK, via the coding sequence ATGTTCAACGGCAACGCAGCGGCAGGAGCGCCCACTCCGATCGTCTCGGTCAGTCCGGTGACGCTGCCGGCCGCGGACCGTGGCGAGGACCTGCAGGTGCGGGTCTCGGCCCCCGTGGCCGGACGCGAGCTACCGATCATCGTCTTCTCACACGGCTTCGGCAAGTCGATGAAGGCATACGCCCCGCTGGTCGACTACTGGGCAGCTCACGGCTTCGTGGTGGCCCAGCCCACCCACCTCGACTCTCGCACCCTGAACATTACGCCCGACGATCCACGGCACTCCGAGATCTGGCGCTTCCGCGTCGCGGACCTGAAGCGCATCCTCGACCACCTCGACGTCATCGAGGCCGCCGTTCCCGGTCTCGACGGGCGACTCGACCCTGGTCGGATCGCCGCCGTCGGACACTCCTGGGGTGGCCAGACGGTGGGCATGCTGCTGGGCGCGCGGGTCCTCGGTGCCGATGGCCTGCCCGGCGAAGACATGTCCGACTCGCGAGTCACGGCTGGTGTGCTGCTGTCCACAACCGGCACGGGCGGGGCCGACCTGAGTCCCTTCGCCGCTGAGCACTTTCCCTTCATGAGTCCGAGCTTCGCGGACATGACGACGCCGACCCTCGTGGTGGCGGGGGACAAGGACCAGTCGCCGCTGTCCGTCCGAGGGCCGGACTGGTTCACCGACCCGTACCACCTGAGCCCCGGCCCCAAGGGCCTGCTCACCCTGTTTGGAGCGGAGCACTCCCTGGGCGGCGTCGCTGGTGACGCGGTGACGGAAACGACCGACGAGAGTCCCGAACGGGTTGCCCTCATCCAGCGGATCACCTGGGCCTACCTGCGCAGCACGCTCTATCCTGGCGACGACACGTGGTCGGCGGTGCGTACCGCGATGAGCGCTGACATCGATCAACTGGGGCGGATCTCCGTCAAGTAA
- a CDS encoding ferredoxin produces the protein MVSASTGTGSVAIDRERCLGSGQCLVMAPDVFDQDEEGLVTFRDGVPPADVTSDIEDAVNNCPAVALTLTY, from the coding sequence GTGGTGAGTGCGTCGACCGGGACCGGGTCCGTGGCCATCGACCGGGAACGCTGCCTGGGCTCAGGGCAGTGCCTGGTAATGGCACCTGACGTGTTCGACCAGGACGAGGAGGGTTTGGTGACGTTCCGCGACGGTGTGCCGCCTGCGGACGTTACCTCGGACATCGAAGACGCCGTCAACAACTGCCCGGCGGTCGCCCTCACGCTGACGTACTGA
- a CDS encoding cytochrome P450 produces MSSLPLPTYPKLRDPADPLLPPAEYLAIQSEKPIAKVLLPSGRPTWLITGHALARQVLTEPCVSVDRRHPNFPYPVPNPDAVVAQVARWTYILLGDDPPLHTERRRLLISEFTVRQAQAMRPRIQQLVDFHLEQLIAAGPGADFSKHFAMKVPSAVICEMLGVPFADHDYFQERTALQLRRDVPVAAQKQAIDELLAYFEQLIQEKSSHPGDDVLSRLIVSNRETEAFDHEALVALGLLLLVGGHETTANTLTLATATMLERPEIAEQLRTDPSLMPSAVEEFLRYFSVAVAVSRIATADLQVGGQLVRAGESMLLVLNTIARDGTVFPEPHRLDIRRNARNHLAFSHGIHQCMGQNLARVEMQIALDTVLRRLPGLHLVTPFEELPFKYRHLVWGIEELRVAW; encoded by the coding sequence GTGTCGAGTCTTCCGCTGCCCACATATCCGAAGTTGCGTGACCCGGCAGACCCGTTGCTTCCGCCGGCCGAATACCTCGCGATCCAGTCGGAGAAGCCGATTGCGAAGGTGCTTCTGCCATCAGGCCGGCCGACCTGGCTGATCACCGGCCACGCGCTCGCCCGTCAGGTCCTCACCGAGCCCTGTGTCAGCGTCGACCGCAGGCACCCGAACTTTCCCTATCCGGTACCGAACCCCGATGCGGTCGTCGCGCAGGTGGCTCGGTGGACATACATCTTGTTGGGCGACGACCCGCCCCTGCACACCGAGCGGCGGCGTCTGTTGATCAGCGAGTTCACCGTGCGGCAGGCGCAGGCAATGCGGCCCCGCATTCAGCAGCTCGTCGACTTCCACCTCGAACAGCTCATCGCGGCAGGCCCGGGAGCGGACTTCAGCAAGCACTTTGCGATGAAGGTTCCCTCAGCGGTCATCTGCGAGATGCTCGGCGTACCGTTCGCCGACCACGACTACTTCCAGGAACGAACCGCGCTTCAGCTACGGCGGGACGTGCCCGTCGCCGCCCAGAAGCAGGCGATCGACGAACTGCTGGCCTACTTCGAGCAGCTCATCCAGGAAAAGAGCAGCCACCCCGGCGACGACGTGCTGAGCCGTCTGATCGTCAGCAACCGCGAGACAGAGGCGTTCGACCACGAGGCGCTGGTCGCTCTCGGGCTGCTACTGCTGGTGGGGGGGCACGAGACGACCGCCAACACCCTCACGCTCGCCACCGCGACCATGCTGGAACGGCCGGAAATCGCCGAGCAGCTACGGACCGACCCGTCGCTGATGCCCTCGGCGGTGGAGGAGTTTCTGCGTTACTTCAGCGTCGCCGTCGCCGTGTCCCGGATCGCGACGGCCGACCTGCAGGTCGGCGGACAGTTGGTCCGTGCGGGTGAGAGCATGCTGTTGGTGCTCAACACCATCGCCCGCGACGGCACGGTTTTCCCCGAGCCGCACAGGTTGGACATTCGTCGCAATGCCCGCAACCACCTGGCCTTCAGCCACGGCATTCACCAGTGCATGGGGCAGAATCTGGCACGGGTCGAGATGCAGATCGCCCTTGACACCGTGCTGCGGCGGCTGCCTGGGCTTCACCTGGTCACCCCGTTCGAGGAGTTGCCGTTCAAATACCGGCACCTGGTGTGGGGCATCGAGGAACTCAGGGTGGCGTGGTGA